GAGCGACAAGTGGTTTTTTAAGGTTAAAGTTTTTGCTTGCAAGGTAGTTATGAATCGCCATGTCACAGATAGTAACAACGACATCATTGATCGTAGCGCCTGTCATCTTACCAATACGCTTCACGCGTGTTAGTGGCAGTGCTGAAACAGCTGCACGACGCGCACGCTTAGGGCTCACTGAAAAGGGTGTTTTTGGTGCCATAAACGGTGTTGGCATATCTGCTTTATATACATTTGCAGCTTGGAACAACAACTTAGTTGTTAGTTTAGTCAACGATGGAATTGACTTAACTTGGCCTGATAGCTTTTTCGATGTTTTGCTAATCGAGGTTAGCATGGTATCAAGTTCTTTTTCTTTTTGTTCGCGTTCAATATTCCAAAACGCAGTCATCGGTGCGTCAGTATTCTTACTTAAATAAGACATCAATAGCTGATTGGCTTTCGCACCGTCAGTGAAAGCGTGGTGTGCTTTTAAGTAAATAGCGAATTTGTTATCTTCTAAGCCATCAATCAGTATCATTTCCCACAACGGTCGGTTTCTATCGAGCAGTGTTTCATGTTGATGTTCAACAAAGTGTAGTAGCTGACTTTCATTGCCTGGTTGCGGTAGCATGGCAAATCTTACATGGTAAGACAGATCGATGTTATTATCTTTTTGCCAGTGATACTGCCCAGTAAGTTGCTTCTTGAGCTTTAAATTAAAGGGTTGTTTAATTTCATCCTGTGACATTAAGCTGTCAAACAGATCACGGGTAAAGTTATCTGCGTAATTTTTAGGAGCCGTGAAAATTTGTAATCCGGCTACATGTTTAGGACTGGCAACTGTTTCTGTGTACAAAAAACCCATATCAACTAGCGTAAGTGCTTGCATGTTATCTAATCCCTATGCAATAAATCCATAAAATAAAGTGTTTAGATACTAAGCTCTACTTTGTAGTTTTTCTATATCTATATGGGTATATGTTAGTTTGTTGTTTTGCATTTGTAAATAGTGACAGGGTGTTAAGTGTGTTTTTAAGAGTATGAAAATAGTATTAAATATATTATTGATGCTGTTACTTAACGATTTAATGGCATTATTTGTTAAATTTATAAAACGATGGCTACATCGAAAGAACTTGATAAACAAAGAGGTCAGACCTGATAGTGTTAATTGAAGCACGTCATGTTATCGGTAACCTGGCGGTTGTTTGTAACAGTGCTCAGCTGTGAATAAAATGCCATATTGATGCATTTTTATTTAATTTTTATTTGTTTTTTAATTTTTTATTTATTTAATCGGTCAATTTTGGTGTAGGTTTTGAGCATTCTCACTGAGATTTTAGTGGAAGGGCATAAACGGGTTGTTTTGCGCCATAGCGTAAAGGTAGAATATCGAGAATTAAATAGAGAGTGTTAAACACTAACGGATATATATAATGCTAGTTAAATCGTTTTGTTGTGCTCTATTATTGCTGCTAATGTCTGGCTGTAGTCAGAATAGTGTAAGAAAACAACCTGAAAGCCCCTCCAAGATTAATGTACCTGCGCCTGAACTTGCTTATGTGCAGGGTTTGTTGTTATCGCAATATAAAGATTGGCGTGGCACGCCGCATAAATGGGGAGGGATGAGCAAGCGTGGTGTTGATTGTTCTGGTTTGGTTAAACTGACCTTTGCACAGCAATTTTCCTTGTCGCTCCCACGCACAACTGCAGAACAAGTAAAAGTAGGTCGTTCGATAAAGCGTCAGCAATTGCGTTCGGGTGATTTAGTGTTTTTTAAAACGGGCGTGAACGTGCGTCACGTTGGGATCATGGTAGATGAATCTCAATTTTTTCATGCATCGAGCAGTCGTGGCGTGATCATATCTCGGTTAGATAATCCCTATTGGCATAGCCATTACTGGCAATCAAGAAGAGTTAATTTATAAATGATGGAACAGAAATTAATTAAAGTGATGGTTGGGTCAAAAAATCCAGTGAAAGTGAATGCGTCACGTAGCGTGATTGCGCAATTGTATCCCGATTGTATTGTTGAATGTGAGGGACTGAATGCCCCTTCCAATGTAGCAGATCAACCTATGAATGCGGCTGAAACACGTGAAGGTGCGATTAATCGTGTTAAGTATTGCCAGCAACATGCTGACGCGGACTTTTATATTGCTATCGAAGGTGGCGTCGATCTGCTGGATGATGGCCCAGCTACATTTGCATATGTGGTTATCACTAATAAAGAACATCAGTCTGTCGGGCGCAGTGCTGCATTACCTTTACCTGCGCCTATTTACCAGTCGTTGCTTGATGGTGAAGAATTAGGTCCGGTAATGGATAAGCTATTTAAAACCGTTAACATCAAACATAAAGGTGGGGCGATTGGCTTACTCACTAATGGCCATGCAACACGCGAAAGTAACTATACTCAAGCGCTAACATTAGCAATGGCGCCATTTTTGTACCCTGACCTTTATGCTCAATAGCACTGCTTGCCAATAACTTGATGTTAAGACTGTTATTTGAACGCTTTGTAATTTAATGTAAAGGAAATTGATAAACCCTATTGATAATAGTTCTCATTTGTGATTATTATTAGGATATGGTTTATAAACGTTTATAGGGATAGCAGTATGGCGAGCAAGGTTAATTTAAGTATATCAACACATAAACTGGCAGAGTTGATTCAAGCGGGCCACCTGTGTGTCGCAGATTTGAACTGCTTAGATGCTGAGTCGAAGCAGCAAGTTTGGCAATTGTGTTTATGGAGCTGCAACAAGCGCGTTCATTGTTCTAAACCTTGTACGCAGCAATGTAACAGCGGTTATTGTGCCGATGCTACAGAGCGAAAGACTGATAAACAATCAGCATTAATTGAAATTAGTGCTGAGTGAGGTCAGATATTCTGTTTCAATTACTGCGGTTTTATTTTCAGTCTTAATGATTTCATAAAAGGTGCTAGTAACGGTGCTAGTAACGGTGCTAGTAACGGTGCTAGTAACGGTGCGAATAAAGGCGCGATTAAAGGTATTATGACGCCCGCAATAATCAATGAAAACGCAATCACTTTGTTTACTTCCAGTTGTTCATCATAAAAGATCACCGATCCTACCAATGCAAAAATAGGAACCAGTAACTTAAATGGACTCATTATACTTAGTGGATATTTAGCCAGCATTTTATTCCAAATCCAATACCCTAATAATGTTGTTGGATAGGCCTGAAAGAGTACCGATGCTAACGCTGTTGGATTTAACGTGTTCGTTAGTTCACTATAAAGGCTCACCCCATTGATTAGATAGGCCATTGCAAATAACGGCAGGGGGGCAAATAGACAAGACCATGCTACAAAAGCAAACATATCTTTAATATCCATTTTTTTAACCATTAAACTAATGGCACTCATGCTAACCGCCCCTATGATCGCAAATGTAAAACCGATTAGCGTCATCGTACCATCTGATATATTGGCAATAAAAACCAACCCAAGTAAGGTTAATGCGAGACCTATTTTTAAACTTGCAGTAATACGTTCTTTTAGAAAAATAACCCCCATCATCACACTGATGAAGACACTAAATTCAAGAATTAAACTTGCAGTGCCCGCTGATAAACCTGAGTGAATCGACATTGACATCATTCCCCATAAACCGACGCCAAAAGTGATGCCATAAAGTGCCATGTAGCTCCAAGGTACATCCGGTTTCCGTACAAAAAAGATAGCGGGAAAAGCCGCAAAGGTGAAACGTAGCCCTGTTAAGATAAACGGATCTATGTTGTCCACGCCAGCCTTGATAACAGAGTAGTTGAAACCCCATAGGCAAGTTACAGCGACAATGATAATTAAGTGAATAGGTGTTATGGCTCTTCCGTGCCTTGCTGTGACTAATGTTACCTGCATAATCCTGCTCCGTGATTTTAGTGTTTGACTAGTATGTCGAGTTCATAAATAATAAACAGATGCACTTTGTGGTAATTTTTAGGGTACAGTTTGATTTAAGGAAGGGAATACATGGCCGCACGTTATATTACAATTTCAGATACGATTATTAGCGACGTTGATAACGGTGTATTGGTAATCGACCAGCGCATGCCGTCGTTAAGACAATTTACTCAGCTACATGACGTGAGTATGACCACGGCCAATAACTGTTATCAACGTTTACTTGATTTAGGCTGGTTACACGTAAAACCACAAATCGGTTACTTTATTACCCAGCCATTGAATAAGCAAAGTACACCGAGCTATCCACAATTTAATGCGCAGATTAGTAAGCCAAAAATCAGCCAGTCCATTGAGCAAGGTTTACGTGGACCATTTTATACTGCGCAATTACCGGCTGAGTTATTACCCCAAGAGACTTTAAGTCGCTGTTTACGCCGAGCGAGTCTGCGGGCTGGTACAGCGCTGTTTGCCTATCCTGATTATCAAGGGGATATTGAGTTGAGAACGGCACTAGCTGGACACTTTACACAACAGCATTTCCCGCTAAAAGCAGATAAGTTAGTGATCACCAACGGCTGCATGGATGCAGTGCGCAGTGCAATCGAGATCACCACGAGTCCAGGGGATACCATTGCCGTATCATCACCTTGTTTTAGTGGTTTACTGAACTTATTACAGAACATGGGACGCTCAGTGATTGAGCTCCCGTGTTACAAGGCGCAACTTGATTTAGACCAACTTGAAGCACTGCTGCAAGCGAAGCGTATCGCTGCTTGTTTATTTAGCGCTAACCATATCAATCCACAAGGTTTTTGCCTGAGTAATCAACAGAAGCAAAGTATTGCCGAGCTTGCCCTGCGTTATCAAGTGCCCGTGATTGAGGATGATATTTACTTGGAATTAAGCTATTCGAATACGACCCCGTTACCGATTAAATATTGGGATAAGTCGGGCTGGGTATTATGGTGTAGCTCCGTATCCAAAACCATTGCTGCGGGATATCGTTTAGGGTGGTGTGAGCCCGGGCGATTTTTTGATGCGTATTTACAGTTGCGTAATGTGCAATTCTTTGGGGTTAATAATATCGTTCAACATACGGTGTGCGAGTTTATTAATACTGGGCACTATGCCAAACACTTGAAGAAGTTAACCACAACCTTGGCATCTCATGCGCGACAGTATCACAGTGTGCTACGAGAATTATTGCCTGAAAAGACCAAGATCAGTGTTGCTGAAGGGGGCATGGTTATCTGGTTACAACTCGAAAACATGAATAGTAAAACTGTACTTCACGAAGCATTAAAGCAAAATGTCCCATTTCGCGCAGGAAGTGAATTTACTACGCTTGAATATTATCAAAACTGTCTAAGGTTAAACATTGGTTGGCCAATTGTGGCGAATGAAAAAGAGACGGCTGAAAAACAAGCTCAGGCACTGGCGTTAAGAGCGAAGCTTGTTATTTTGTGTGAGTTGATTAACGCCAATGTGGCCGTAAAGTGATTTTATACTTCGTTCATTACATCTGTTGCTGTGCCGAGGTACACTTCTGCCGCTAATAGTATTGATTCATGCAAAGTCGGGTGTGCATGTACGGTATTAGCAATATTGTCTGCGGTAAACTTGTTGTGTATCGCTAAACATACCTCACCAAATATCTCATCGGCATTATTACCTATCATGCCGCCGCCAATTAAGGTGTGATCATCGGTATTAAAAATCAGCTTGGTTAAGCCGTTGGTGTTTACATCTGTATTGGCGCGACCTAGTGCGCGCCAAGGCAGGTTGATAACCTTATAATTTAACTCACTGCTTGCTAATTGTTTCTCTGTCCAGCCTAACCATACAACAGTTGGGAAGCTGGTGGCCATGAAGGGGTGAGTTAATTCGTTGTTTTGTGGATCATCATCATCGGCGATAAACACCGCATCATAAATACAATCTGGTAATGCTTTGTTTTTACTTGTTACTGATAATTTAATTTGGTTATCGGTAAAAGTAAAAGCGCTGATTTCAGACTGGACTTTTATTTTGAAAAGGCGTTTTACGTAGCGTTGAAAAGTTTTGTTAATATCTTTATCCAGTTCAGGAAAAACCTCATCCCCCGTAATTAATATATCCACACTGGCGCCAAGCGCTTGGTAAATCGTCGCTATTTCAATTGCTGCAATGCCTGAACCGACAACCGCTAGTTTAGCTGGGATAAAAGGCAGTGTGATCGCCTCGTTATAATGCCAGACATACTTGTTGGCAGAGGTACTCGTTATCGGTGTCGTGTTTGAAGCTCTGAACTGATCTATTGATTTGGCCGCGCTGGTGGAGCTTGCCATGTAGTATTGGGTCTCAAGTGTATCTAATGTTTGTTGAATGTCTGCAAGATTAATCGTAGGTGCTGGATATTCAATGCCTTGAGCGGTTGCAGCTTGAATACTGTGAATTGATTTAGCCATATGTAGCAGGGCATGAGTACGGATCATTTTAGTATTACAGTGAGGTTGTTTGATCGTGTTCATAGGCTCTCTTATTTTCGTCTGGAGTGTAACAAGACTTGTTTACGACAGTGTTATGATGGTTGTAGTCGTTAATTTAACGATTAATGAATTACTACTTTATGGGTGTATTTAAGCAGTTTGTTGTGTAAGTCGCAATGTCTGCATCACTATTAAGCTTAATAACTAAGTAATAATAGGTAGAAGTGTTAAACTGTTCACAATCATTATCAACAGATGAAATTGGCTATGCGTAAATCTTTGTGGACTCCGTTTATTGCTTCTGTACTCATTGCTACTAGTGCGGGGGGGTATTATTTATTAAGCGATTATAAAGCCTTAGAAACACAACAAGCAGTGATCGCAGCTGCGCCTTTTGAGCAACTTTCACTATCGCAAATGAGTGATAAACGAATTTTAACGCTGCAAGACAAACTTTATGACGATAAGCAGAATGCTAAACTGTGGTACCAGCTCGGTAATGCTTACATGTATAACGGAGAATACGATGATGCGGTATTAGTATTTGATTATGCAATCCGTTTAACAGAAAAACCAACGGCAATGCATTATTCAGCAAAGGCATCTGCATTGTATTACGCAAACGCTCAGCATTTAACTGCTGATGTGCAGGCGCTACTTGATCAAGCGTTAGCACTAGAACCGAATAATCAGACGGCTCTAATGATGCTCGCGTCAAATGAGTTCATGAATGTACGGTACCAACAAGCCATCGATCTTTGGGTGCAATTACTCGATTCTGATCAGCAGGGCTTAGATAGGGTATCGATTATTAATTCAATAAACCAAGCGAAACAGTTTATTCAATAACAAACAAGCCTTTCGTTATTAATCAGCTGGTTATTAATGAAGTCGTTATTTATGAGCCAAAAAATGCCGACATGATGTCGGCATTTTTATGATCACGAGTTATAGGTTGTAACTAATAAGTCGCTTCGCGTTTTTCAGCTTCTGCTTCCCACTCTGGTACAAGTGTTTTTAAGAATTCAGCTTTCTCTTTTTTCATTTTTTCCATATCCATACCAAGTGCTTGTTGTGCAAGTTCTTTGGTTGAGATGTCAGGGATCTCGATTGGATCTGTGATGCCTTTCTTAGCAAGTAGACGGATTAGCTGAGCACGTGCATCTGTTGCACGGTCTAATGCTGTACCGAGTACACGTAATGCCACTTCAGGTGCATGCATGTGCACACCATGAGAGGCGATGGCATAATCCCAACGCCATTGTGCATGACGTATATTGAGCTGTATCTCATCCATCTCTGCTTGTACTGCACCCGCATCCCATGCGGCTTTAGCTTCGAAATGCGCCGCGATGATTTGTTTTTCAGCCAGTAATTTCATTTCATTTACTTGCTGTTTACGTGTTTTAACAACATCCTGGAGCATTTCTTTACTTTGTGTATGACAGTTTGCACAGGTATCTTGGAAACGATCAAATGGATTACCCACTTTATGGTCCGTGAACACAGTACCGTCTGCATTTTTCACTTTAGGCATATGGCAATCAACACACGTTACGTTGTTTTTACCGTGAATACCTTCGCGCCATGTTTCATAACCTGGGTGTTGTGCTTTTAGCATCGGTGTTTTAGACACTGCATGCGTCCAATCTTTAAAGCCGATCTCGTCATAGTATTCTTCCATTTGATCAACTGTCGTGCCTTTATCCCATGGGAATTTAACGGCCTTTGTTGGTCCTGTGAAATAGTACTCTACATGGCATTGTCCACAAACTTGCGCTTGCTGGTCAAGGCGACCTTGTTCTGAAAATGGTTTACCAATTGCTTCCATCGCACGTTCAACGTGTGGACGTGTCAATTTAAGCGCGGGTTCGCCATTTTTAAATGCGTCACTACGGGTATCATGGCAATCGGCACAACCAATCGCATTGACTACTTCAGCGCCACCTTTAGCCCACTTACCCGAGAAGTAAGCATCTTCACCATTTTGTTCAATAAAGCGTGCAACGTCAGGGCTTTTACAGCTCCAGCAAGACATGACCATTGGGCCATTCTTCGCATTTGTTGGTCCACCAGTACGTAAGGTATTACGGATGTCATCAATCGCGTAGAAATGTCCACGTGCTTTGTTATAGTCTTTAGAAAAACCATAACCAGCCCACATGATGACCATATTTGGATCACCCTGCAATGCATCTTCTATTTCTTCACTTTCACTTGTCGCTTTCCAGGTCTTGTACTGATCTGGGTGTGCTTTTTCGAACTTTTCATTACGTGGTTCTAATTTTTCTGATACTTGATCAGCAGCAAATACAGTACTACTGCTAGCACCAAGTAATAACGTCGCGAGTAAAACTGCAACGCCTGAGGCTGGTTTTAGCGTTTTATATACACTAGCCATGTTATCTCCAATTATTAATTATTTAGATTGACCAAGCGTTGTGAGAGTGGCAATAAATAAGAATTGGAAATGTATTTATACATTTTAATTTAACCTTTCATATCTGAATGGTTATTTTAAAACGTATAATTACGTTATTTAAAATATCTCAAATCTACCTACATATAAATAAAAACCGCTGTTTACTCTCTTGTTTATTGTTTTCGATCAAGATAATTAAAATAACAAATAACGTGTTTTTATTATCTTAAAATAAGTATAAAAAAAGACGGTCAAAGAGTGAGCTATACAGTAAATGACACACCTTGACATTTATTTACATTTAAATAACATGCGTTAATCTTTTTAAAACATAACCTTATGCGTTTGTTGACGTGTATCTCAAATATCAAATTAACTCATCATGGGTACTCATTTTGGGGTGTTCTATTTTAGTGTTTTAAAATATAGTGATCTCGTTAAGCGTTGTGGCTGGCATTATAAATAAGAATTATTCTTAATTAGAATTAGTATTACTCAGGAAAACAAATAATAAAGAAGTTAAATTAATTTTAATTTAACTTTAATCTAAAAATCTGTTTGCTCTGAATAATTAAACTAACGAAAATTAAAATGTGTTTTTAATTAATACACATTTTTATAATTCTCTAGAAGGATGCAAAATGGGTAATGTAAAATTAGCCATACGTACAACGATTAGCTTTCTGCTCTTCATCTGTATCTATGGTTTTAATTTCAGTGTTACTGCAGAGTCGTCAGGTAGCCAAAATATTGGTGCGAATACTGATGGCCGACATGAAGTAACGTTTATTCGTGACAGTGATAATGCTTGTACGCAATGCCATAAAGACTCGAAAGAAACACGACAAGGTACGCACGGTGAAAAAGTCGTCGCTGAACTTGGCAGAGACCTTAAATGTGTTGAATGCCATAACTCGATTGGTCCAGATCATCGCGAAAACCCCTCTCAAGTTACCAAGTTCTCTGCAGCTCAATCTCAAATCGGCACGCATAAAACCCTGCTTGATTTTGACGCGATCTTAAAAGCAACGGGCAATTGTACTGAATGTCATACATCAGAACGACTACAAGAGAAAACGTGGGTACATGATGTTCATGCAAAAAAAGCGACGTGTTCATCTTGCCATGTGATCCATGCCGATGGTGAAAAAGAAGGCATGCAAGCGCTAGAACGTAAGGCTCAGATTGCTCAATGTGTCGATTGTCATAAAGACTTTAACTTGAATAAAGAAGGTAAGGGAGACTGACATGGCCTGTTCTAGACGAAATTTATTACTCGGTGC
This genomic stretch from Moritella sp. F3 harbors:
- a CDS encoding wax ester/triacylglycerol synthase family O-acyltransferase — its product is MQALTLVDMGFLYTETVASPKHVAGLQIFTAPKNYADNFTRDLFDSLMSQDEIKQPFNLKLKKQLTGQYHWQKDNNIDLSYHVRFAMLPQPGNESQLLHFVEHQHETLLDRNRPLWEMILIDGLEDNKFAIYLKAHHAFTDGAKANQLLMSYLSKNTDAPMTAFWNIEREQKEKELDTMLTSISKTSKKLSGQVKSIPSLTKLTTKLLFQAANVYKADMPTPFMAPKTPFSVSPKRARRAAVSALPLTRVKRIGKMTGATINDVVVTICDMAIHNYLASKNFNLKKPLVAQMPMSLRDAGDTVTNNQVAISLVELAYRGESPLERLMTIKDSCIKLKNETRLLTKEALTSYTMASQGLAVVSEFLSLDTILPPMGNVLISNVPGPREPLYMMGAKMEQCFPISVLPPGMSLNITLYSYNGLINVGLVSCRSALPDLTDLAEFVNSAFAELENEVLTSATASVMEQIALLAMPKSNSDIKQESLAIIEQILADAEKPQEVQTPTLDSKATQPAKKIAAENIITADTADKAVTASA
- a CDS encoding NlpC/P60 family protein; the encoded protein is MLVKSFCCALLLLLMSGCSQNSVRKQPESPSKINVPAPELAYVQGLLLSQYKDWRGTPHKWGGMSKRGVDCSGLVKLTFAQQFSLSLPRTTAEQVKVGRSIKRQQLRSGDLVFFKTGVNVRHVGIMVDESQFFHASSSRGVIISRLDNPYWHSHYWQSRRVNL
- the yjjX gene encoding inosine/xanthosine triphosphatase, translated to MEQKLIKVMVGSKNPVKVNASRSVIAQLYPDCIVECEGLNAPSNVADQPMNAAETREGAINRVKYCQQHADADFYIAIEGGVDLLDDGPATFAYVVITNKEHQSVGRSAALPLPAPIYQSLLDGEELGPVMDKLFKTVNIKHKGGAIGLLTNGHATRESNYTQALTLAMAPFLYPDLYAQ
- a CDS encoding EamA family transporter produces the protein MQVTLVTARHGRAITPIHLIIIVAVTCLWGFNYSVIKAGVDNIDPFILTGLRFTFAAFPAIFFVRKPDVPWSYMALYGITFGVGLWGMMSMSIHSGLSAGTASLILEFSVFISVMMGVIFLKERITASLKIGLALTLLGLVFIANISDGTMTLIGFTFAIIGAVSMSAISLMVKKMDIKDMFAFVAWSCLFAPLPLFAMAYLINGVSLYSELTNTLNPTALASVLFQAYPTTLLGYWIWNKMLAKYPLSIMSPFKLLVPIFALVGSVIFYDEQLEVNKVIAFSLIIAGVIIPLIAPLFAPLLAPLLAPLLAPLLAPFMKSLRLKIKPQ
- a CDS encoding PLP-dependent aminotransferase family protein, whose amino-acid sequence is MAARYITISDTIISDVDNGVLVIDQRMPSLRQFTQLHDVSMTTANNCYQRLLDLGWLHVKPQIGYFITQPLNKQSTPSYPQFNAQISKPKISQSIEQGLRGPFYTAQLPAELLPQETLSRCLRRASLRAGTALFAYPDYQGDIELRTALAGHFTQQHFPLKADKLVITNGCMDAVRSAIEITTSPGDTIAVSSPCFSGLLNLLQNMGRSVIELPCYKAQLDLDQLEALLQAKRIAACLFSANHINPQGFCLSNQQKQSIAELALRYQVPVIEDDIYLELSYSNTTPLPIKYWDKSGWVLWCSSVSKTIAAGYRLGWCEPGRFFDAYLQLRNVQFFGVNNIVQHTVCEFINTGHYAKHLKKLTTTLASHARQYHSVLRELLPEKTKISVAEGGMVIWLQLENMNSKTVLHEALKQNVPFRAGSEFTTLEYYQNCLRLNIGWPIVANEKETAEKQAQALALRAKLVILCELINANVAVK
- a CDS encoding FAD-dependent oxidoreductase codes for the protein MNTIKQPHCNTKMIRTHALLHMAKSIHSIQAATAQGIEYPAPTINLADIQQTLDTLETQYYMASSTSAAKSIDQFRASNTTPITSTSANKYVWHYNEAITLPFIPAKLAVVGSGIAAIEIATIYQALGASVDILITGDEVFPELDKDINKTFQRYVKRLFKIKVQSEISAFTFTDNQIKLSVTSKNKALPDCIYDAVFIADDDDPQNNELTHPFMATSFPTVVWLGWTEKQLASSELNYKVINLPWRALGRANTDVNTNGLTKLIFNTDDHTLIGGGMIGNNADEIFGEVCLAIHNKFTADNIANTVHAHPTLHESILLAAEVYLGTATDVMNEV
- a CDS encoding tetratricopeptide repeat protein; translated protein: MRKSLWTPFIASVLIATSAGGYYLLSDYKALETQQAVIAAAPFEQLSLSQMSDKRILTLQDKLYDDKQNAKLWYQLGNAYMYNGEYDDAVLVFDYAIRLTEKPTAMHYSAKASALYYANAQHLTADVQALLDQALALEPNNQTALMMLASNEFMNVRYQQAIDLWVQLLDSDQQGLDRVSIINSINQAKQFIQ
- the nrfA gene encoding ammonia-forming nitrite reductase cytochrome c552 subunit, coding for MASVYKTLKPASGVAVLLATLLLGASSSTVFAADQVSEKLEPRNEKFEKAHPDQYKTWKATSESEEIEDALQGDPNMVIMWAGYGFSKDYNKARGHFYAIDDIRNTLRTGGPTNAKNGPMVMSCWSCKSPDVARFIEQNGEDAYFSGKWAKGGAEVVNAIGCADCHDTRSDAFKNGEPALKLTRPHVERAMEAIGKPFSEQGRLDQQAQVCGQCHVEYYFTGPTKAVKFPWDKGTTVDQMEEYYDEIGFKDWTHAVSKTPMLKAQHPGYETWREGIHGKNNVTCVDCHMPKVKNADGTVFTDHKVGNPFDRFQDTCANCHTQSKEMLQDVVKTRKQQVNEMKLLAEKQIIAAHFEAKAAWDAGAVQAEMDEIQLNIRHAQWRWDYAIASHGVHMHAPEVALRVLGTALDRATDARAQLIRLLAKKGITDPIEIPDISTKELAQQALGMDMEKMKKEKAEFLKTLVPEWEAEAEKREATY
- the nrfB gene encoding cytochrome c nitrite reductase pentaheme subunit, with translation MGNVKLAIRTTISFLLFICIYGFNFSVTAESSGSQNIGANTDGRHEVTFIRDSDNACTQCHKDSKETRQGTHGEKVVAELGRDLKCVECHNSIGPDHRENPSQVTKFSAAQSQIGTHKTLLDFDAILKATGNCTECHTSERLQEKTWVHDVHAKKATCSSCHVIHADGEKEGMQALERKAQIAQCVDCHKDFNLNKEGKGD